One window of Dechloromonas sp. ZY10 genomic DNA carries:
- a CDS encoding cyclic nucleotide-binding/CBS domain-containing protein, whose translation MPHRAVIKIIEGRSFLTSTPEKSVRAVAAHMRDNRSGAVLVVAPDDGRLLGICTERDLTFKVLAAGLDASTTPVGTVMTCNPESIGPDRLFGHALHLMHEGGFRHLPVVIADGRPIGVISARDALGLELFDFRNELEQREALSEIL comes from the coding sequence ATGCCGCACCGTGCCGTGATCAAGATCATCGAAGGACGCTCCTTCCTGACCTCCACCCCGGAAAAAAGCGTTCGCGCTGTCGCCGCCCACATGCGTGACAATCGCAGTGGCGCGGTACTGGTTGTAGCGCCCGACGACGGCCGGCTGCTGGGCATCTGCACCGAGCGTGACCTGACCTTCAAGGTCCTCGCCGCCGGTCTCGATGCCAGCACCACCCCGGTTGGGACGGTGATGACCTGCAACCCGGAAAGCATCGGCCCGGACAGGCTATTTGGCCACGCGCTGCACCTGATGCATGAAGGCGGCTTCCGCCATCTGCCGGTGGTGATTGCCGATGGCCGTCCGATTGGCGTGATCTCGGCCCGCGATGCGCTGGGCCTCGAACTGTTCGATTTTCGCAATGAACTTGAGCAGCGCGAAGCCTTGAGCGAAATCCTGTAA